The Haloarcula limicola genomic sequence ACATGCAGGCGACGCGGAACCTGCTCTGGGGGCTCGAGGAGAACGACATGACCGACACGCACGTCATCGAGACGACGACGACGGGCGTCTACGGCGCGCCCGAGTTCCCAATTCCGGAGGGCGGCGCGACGATGGAGAACCAGGGCGAACGCGACGACGTGCCGTTCCCGGCGATGGCCGGGAGCTGGTACCACCTCACCAAATCGCACGACGCGGCGAACCTCCGGCTGGCCAACAAGCAGTTCGACATCCCGATCTCGGACGTGCGCACGGCCATCACCTACGGGACCGAGACCGAGGAGACCCGCGAGGACGACCGGCTGAAGACCCGCTTCGACTTCGACTACTACTTCGGGACGGTCACGCACCGCTTCTGCGCCCAGGCCGTCGCCGGCTACCCCGTCACCGTCTACGGCAAGGGCGAACAGCGCAAGCCGTTCGTCTCGCTGGAAGACGCCGTCGAGGGGCTCGCGCAACTGGCCCTCGGCGACGCCGACGACCGACCGGACGACCTCACCGTCTACAATCAGGTCACGCGGGCTATCAGCATCGTCGAGATCGCCGAGACCATCGCCGAGGTCGGAAGCCGGCATGAACTCGACGTCGACGTCGAGCACTTCGAGAACCCCCGCGACGAGGACGAGACACACAAAATGGAGATCGAGTACGACCGCTACGACGACCTCATCGGCGGGCAGTCCCAGTCCTTCGAGGAGGGCGTCGCGGACATCTTCGAGACGCTGACGCGCTACAGCGACACCATCGAGTCCCACGAGGACCGCTTCCTGCCGGGCGTGCTCAGCGAGGACTGACGATGGACGTCCTCGTCACGGGGGCCTGCGGGTACATCGGGAGCGCGCTGCTCCCCATCCTGCAGGACGACGACCGGGTCGACCGCGTCGCGGTCCTAGACGACCTCTCCTCGGGGTCGCCCCGCGCGCTGCTCGGCATCCTCGGCGACGGGTTGGAGTTCCGGCGCGGGGACGTGACCGAGTACGGCGACGTCGAGAGCGCGATGCGCGAGGTCGACCGGGTCGTCCACCTCGCGGCGATAACCGGCGCGGCCAGCACGCACGACCGCCGTGAGGAGACGTTCGCGGTCAACTACGACGGCACCGAGAACGTCCTCAACGCGGCGGGGAAACTCGGTATCGACCACGTCGTCTTCGCCTCCTCGTGTAACGTCTACGGCCGCGCGACGAGCACGGACATCGACGAGACCGTCGAACCGGACCCCATCAACCCCTACGCGGAGACGAAGTTGGAGGCCGAGTCGCTGCTCGCCGACTACTGCGAGGAGTTCGACATGACCGGGACCGCCCTGCGGATGGCGACCAACTACGGCCACTCGCCCGGCGTCCGGTTCAACCTCGTCGTGAACTACTTCGTCTTCCGCGCGCTGACCGGCCGGCCGCTCACCGTCTACGGCGAC encodes the following:
- a CDS encoding NAD-dependent epimerase/dehydratase family protein codes for the protein MDVLVTGACGYIGSALLPILQDDDRVDRVAVLDDLSSGSPRALLGILGDGLEFRRGDVTEYGDVESAMREVDRVVHLAAITGAASTHDRREETFAVNYDGTENVLNAAGKLGIDHVVFASSCNVYGRATSTDIDETVEPDPINPYAETKLEAESLLADYCEEFDMTGTALRMATNYGHSPGVRFNLVVNYFVFRALTGRPLTVYGDGSNWRPFVHVRDAARAYADAVLRPDAWDELAYNVGTDEGNYRIAEIAEIVSEEVAPVDVTYLEDEHPGPSYHVNFDRLAETGFETEWTLREGIRDLATRFTAQA
- a CDS encoding NAD-dependent epimerase/dehydratase family protein encodes the protein MTILVTGADGYIGWPAALRIANRTDERVLLVDNFARREWVEEVGAVSATPVASIDERLAAAEETLGITNMSFAELDLTDRDAVDELLQVHEPETIVHAAAQPSAPYSQINGERANYTQHNNMQATRNLLWGLEENDMTDTHVIETTTTGVYGAPEFPIPEGGATMENQGERDDVPFPAMAGSWYHLTKSHDAANLRLANKQFDIPISDVRTAITYGTETEETREDDRLKTRFDFDYYFGTVTHRFCAQAVAGYPVTVYGKGEQRKPFVSLEDAVEGLAQLALGDADDRPDDLTVYNQVTRAISIVEIAETIAEVGSRHELDVDVEHFENPRDEDETHKMEIEYDRYDDLIGGQSQSFEEGVADIFETLTRYSDTIESHEDRFLPGVLSED